The Methanosarcina barkeri str. Wiesmoor DNA segment CGGACAGCAGAAACAGGCCCACCTATAACCCTTGTCTCGCCTTTGAGTTCAAGCCCAACTGCAACGCCGAGAGGAATATCCTTAAAGTAATTGCGTTCCCCACGGATGATAAAAGCTCCTTTTTTCACATATTCTCCTGATTCTGGAGTTTTGCTGACCTGCTCGGCTTTAACCCAGTAGCAGTCCCCACTGAAATGCCCTGCTTTCCAGAGACTGGAATAAGAAACAGCAAACTGTGCCGCTTCCTGCAAAGTAGATTCAGGAACCTCTTCTCCGCCGGTCTTGATAACTGTGAGAGGAGCCCCTGGTGTTTGAGTATGGAAGACAAGGTCTCTCTTTTCCAGGTATTTCTTAAATATCTCCTCATTGGTGTCTGCATCCCTACCTCCCACAATAAAAAAGCCGTCTGAGGACACGAACCACCTGAACCTGTCATACCAGTGTTTTTTCCTGGACGCCCGGAGCTTTCTTCCTGCCTTTGCAACCTTTGCCACGGCCTTTTTCTCCATAGCCTTCCTGGTATCTTCGATAGCTTTGAGAGCTCCGTCTTTTTTCTTGTTAAATTTCTTGACCTTTTCATAGTATTCCTGAGCATTCTGTGGCACTGTTTTGCGGATGTCAAGACTAATACTCTTTCCGTCAAAATTCACAGTTACAGTCCCTGTCCTTGGGTCAATATTTGTGATTTTCTGCGCGGCAGGCACGGTCTTTTTAGCCTGCTTCAGAATGGAGCGGATCTCGTCCCAGGAATATCCCGTTGACCTTGCTCCATTGAGCACGGAAAGGAGCTCTTCGATACCCTGGTAGTTTGCATAGACTGTCTCAGCAAGGGTATTATTTTTCTCGATTTCTTTTTCAAACTTTTTAAGACTCCCTTCCTGTTGAAGAAGCCGCCGTTCATAAACGCCAAGTGTTTTCTCCTTTTTCTTAGCTGCTTTTACCTCTTCGATCTGTTCAAGTGCCTTTTTCCCAAAAAATTCATCAAGTGCCGTGTTAAAAGAATCAAAATACTCTTTTTCAAATCCGGAATAGCGAGTAAGATCAAAAGGAAGTACATCAAAAGTTTCCAGCTTTCCTTTGATTTCCTTTTTCACATGCTGAGGCCTGAGATTAGGAGCCTCGCCTTCAACCCCAACTTCGGGTTTAATTTTGGTTTCGGGTTTAATCTCGGTTTCGGGTTTAATCTCGGTTTTTGGCTTAGACTCGATATCGGATTTAGGTTCAGTCTCGATTTCGGCTTCTGTGAGACCTTTCTCTCCGGCTCCTGTCATCAAAAGCGGAGAAAAGAGATCGTGCATTGCATTGCAGATCATGGAGGCGTCTTCTTCAGTTGCTTCCTTTGAAGGCTTTGATTTGTCAATTCCTGCCCTGGCACAGACTTCTTCTGCCAAAACTCCACCCAGATTGAACCTTGTGGCAACCGTCCTGACGATATCAGAGGTTGACCTGGAAAACTCCTTCATAAGGTCAGAATCCTTTACCTTGAGAGGACTTATCTGTGCCTCAGGCAGTTCGTAAATTTCTCCACTCCTAAGCCGCCTATCCTTCATTGTTACAGGATTCATAGGCAGAATAATCCTGTTTTCCGAATCGACAATAAGTATGTTCCCAGGGGCGAAAAGCTCCACAATAAGATTACTGTGGACTCCAGCTCTCTCAATTCCAATTTTCACGATCCTGTCAAAGTCGTGCTGCTCAACAGATACAATCCTGCCTCCCATCAGGTATTTTCTAAGCAGCATCGGAAAAGCCTGGGGAAGCGTCGGGCTTGCCCTGAGGTATTTGCTAAGATGAATGCGCTTCCCGGCCTCAATAACCAGGTTGTCCCTGCCCTGGTGAAAAACGTAAAGATTGATGCGAATTTCCTCGTTTGCGGGCTGATAGATCTTCCCGATCTTCGCATCAATTATGGATTTTGGACCTGCTGACAGCTCGGCAACAACTGCAGCAACGTCGGCGCTTGACATATCCTGCTTCATGAAGTTGATATAATAGAGGCTTTTGGTATAAGCATTACTGAAGAATTTAGTGAAATTAGATATAAAGTGAAGTGGTTCATCGCTCAGGCTCGGCGGCTTCGCACGCTTCGAGCCTTCGGGCTTCGTCGGAATAATTTTTCTATACTCAATGTAAGTGGCAAAGTAGAAAGTAGTTACAGTTTCCTCAGAAGACGGAAGCCAACGTCGTTGAAACGGTCGGCGGAACCGCTCCAGTGGCGGGACGCCGACCGGCAGCCCCTAGCACTGTCTTCACAGCTGCCGCCCCGAATCTTACGGCCGGAACCATCTCCATCTTCCCAGGCACTGCCATCGGAAGGAGCACCCTCGTATTTATTATGCCATCTGTCCTGAACCCATTCCGAGACATTCCCATGCATATCATACAAACCCCATTGATTAGGTTTTTTCTGACCAACTGGATGAGTTTTAGAACCTGAATTTTTATCGTACCACGCATATTCATTAAGCTTTGACTCATCGTCACCAAAAGAATACCTTGTTTGTGTGCTGGCCCAGCAGGCGTATTCCCATTCAGCTTCTGATGGTAGACGATATTTATCAGCGCCTTCTTTTTCATTCAGTACTTTAACAAATTTTTGAATCTTTTCCCAAGAAACATTTTCTACAGGCAAATCATCACCTTTGAATTTGGAGGGATTGGTACCCATAGCCTTTTTCCATTGTCTCTGAGTGACCGGATATTTGCCCATATAAAAAGGATTGTTAATTGTCACTTTATGGACAGGACCTTCTTGATCATACCTTCCCTTTTCATCAGAAGGAGACCCCATCATAAATTCTCCGGCTGGGATCAGCACAAATTCCATACCTGTATAAGGGCTGGTGAAGGTTTTGGGAATATAAGGTTCTTCAGAGTTCACAAGAGGCTCTTTATTTTCACTTATTAAAACAGCAGTATTTGATCTATCAATTTTGTTCATATTTCGAGAGCTTTCAGAACTTGTACTTATTCCCTTAAGATGCTGTACTGCATCACTATAATTATCAGGTTGAAGCTCACTTTTCAATAGTGAATTAAGCAGACCGTATATAGTTTCTTCAACCGACTCAAGAGAAGGAGGAACATCATAGGCTTTTCTCAAGACTGTAAGGGATTCATTTAGTATGAGGGGATGAAGTGTTCTAACATATTCATTTAGAAGTTTACTTTTCTTTGAATTGTATTCATTTTCCCTTATCTTTTGAGGATTTGTGCCAATAAATATCGTCCCTTCTATGTTACCTTCCTTCTTTGGAGATTGGTACCCCTCAGATTTTGTCTTTTTAAAAGCGTAGTCATACAACTCTTCAATGGATATGTAACCATTGCCTTTATCAGCGTAACCTTTCTCCAGTCCTTCTATCAAATAATTAGTAAAAATTCCGTGCCCGAACTTCTCTTCTTCTCTTGCAGCAGGAGAACCTGTCAACCCGGTTGAAGTAAGAATAATTGTTCCTGAACCGGAATGTTTTTTCAAGGCTTCAATCACATCAGAAGTATCCCTTTTTCCAGCAGCACCGCTGTAACAGCAATCAAGGACTATGATTACAGATTTTCGAGAAGGATATCGCCTGCATTTGTTAATAAAATCAAAAGTTAATGAGGTTGCCAGTAAGGCGTCTTCTTCTGTATCGTTAAACAGGAGACATAAATCATTTTCAAAGTCTTTTTTTCCATGTCCTGAAAAATAGATAAAAACAAGATTGCTGTCTACCTTTTTAAGAATCTTCTCGACTTCAACAAGAGCTTCTTTACTTGTTCGATCGATCAGATCAATAACTTCATCAAACCCACAAATATCTTTATTCAGCAGAACCTCCTTCATTGCGAGAGCATCAGCTACTGCAAACCTCAATTTTTTATCGGAATTTGGATAATTATTTCCAATAACAAGCCCGACTCTTTTGCCAGTCATGATGCTAACGCACAATTTATTTATTGGAGTTCATGAAACAACTCAGACCTTCAAAGACTGATAGCTGCGGGTTTTCTTCAAAAAATTGGGATAATTTTGTAAGGGGCAATTTTGAAATCTTAATCGTGCTTCCGTCAGGGCATTTTAGTTCAATTTTGGCAGTTGGCCTGTACTCTAGCCAGGTTTTCATTGCTTCAAGGATTATCTCTGCAAAGACCTTACCAGTTATGCCGAAAACTGCAAGTGTGCTGAAAATGGGTGTCAGATCAGCTTTATCTCCTTCAGAACAATCGGATTTTAAAGGTTCTATCCAGCCATCAGGTATATTCATGCAAATTGAACTATATAGCTGACAACACTGCTCCTGCCAATATTCCGAAAAAGTTTCAACGCCTTCAGACGTGAGTACGATAGAGAAATTAGATGTATCAAGAACTTGCTGTATTCTACCACCAGCTATTCAACAATCTAAAACTGATATTTCCTTTAAGGAATATATGATTTAAGATTTTTGTTCAGTAAGAAATACAAGCTTGAAAAAAGCGAAATTTCTTTGAAAATTTTTTAGATAATTTGAAGTTCAAGCATTGATTGTAAAAAAGAAGAAAGTCATAGTTTCCTTAAAAAAGAAAGTTATAATTCCATTAAGGAAGAAAGTCATAGTTTCCTTAAAAAAGAAAGTTATAATTCCATTAAGGAAGAAAGTCATAGTTTCCTTAAAAAGAAAGTTATAGTTCCATTAAAGAAGAAAGTTATAACTCCCTCAACAGACGGAACCCAAGATTGGCAAGCCGACTTTCAGTTTTGCGCTTGAAACGGCCAGCCGAACGGCAGAACCCGGTTTCGCAGAGCCAGCTGCACCCACGAGAAACCCGATCAGGGCTACTGTCATCTTCCCACGCGCTCCCATCCAAAGGAGCACCGTTGTAATTTTCGTGCCACTTATCCTGCACCCATTCCCAGACATTTCCGTTAATATCATAAAGTTCCCAGGGATTTGGTTTCTTGCAGCCAATTACGTGAGTCTTATTGCCTGAATTTCCAGCATGCCAGACGTATTCACCAAGTATTGACTCATCTTCACCAAAGAAACACCTTGTTTGTGTGCCGGCGCGGCAGGCGTATTCCCATTCGGCTTCTGAGGGTAAGCGGTATTTGTCAGTTCCTTCCATTTCATTCAGCTTTATTACAAACTCCTGAGCTTCGTTCCAGGAGATCATCTCAACAGGGTGATCTTCACCCTTGCAGTATGAAGGATTGTTGCCCATTATCTTTTTCCACTGTTTTTGTGTGACAGCGGATTTACCCAGGTAAAAAGAGTTATTAATTTTTACTTTATGAACTGGAGACTCGAAATCTGATCTGTCCTTCTCTTCTAAAGGTGAACCCATCTCGAATTCACCGGCCGGAATCAGTGCAAATTGTATGCCTGTAAAAGGACTGATAAAGGTTTCAGTATCATCCGGATTATCAGCCAGTTCAAGAATAGACGACTCTTCAGTTTCCTCAGTTTTCAGGTAGTATCGAATTGTATTAATGTAAGTCTTTATATTCATATTTCCCAAAACCCCACTCCATAAGAATACATATTGAGTTGTCAATTTTTAACTTAGGAGTTCCTATTTTCGATTATTGTTTGCCTATTTTCACTTTTAATTCTTATTTCTTTTCGTTTTTAAATTTTTATTTGTCAATTTTCATTTTTCGTTACAATTTTCCAGATATAATTCAATTCACAGTTGTCAATTTAAAATTTTGATTTTTACTCATCGATTTACTCATCGATTTTTATATTCAGCTTATCAAATTTAGTGTTGGCATTAGCTCTTATTTGTTAGATTCTAGTACTGCAATTCCATAATCCTCAATAAATCACGGATAAACACAGATAAACACAGACGGTTTCAATTCATGTTTATCCATGTCCATCCGTGATTCTTTTATGAGAAACTCATTAACCAGTGTTGATTTAAAAGTCCAGTTTTATTTCTCATAATTTGGAATCGATGCACTAGAACTCGTCATAATATCGTTGCATATTGTTGTTCTAGGAGATTAACCCTTGCTGCCACAAAATACATGGATCAAGAGTCTTTATGTATTCTACCGTAATAAAGAGAATTATCTAAACTTAAATTGACTGTTAAACGTTTTTAAAAAAATCCATATAACCAAAAGTAAAATATGAGATTGATCTATCATAGAAAAAACCAGCCAGATCCTCTTAACTAAATCAGCTTAGGACTTACGCAGTTGAGGAATAAAATCAATTACTTCAAAAACTGTGGATTAAAATCAAATTTAAGACAATTAACGGCCAGATACTGCTGATTTTTCAATTAAATTGCTAAGTCCTATATATATCAAAGTTGAGAAACCCCAAACCAAAAATTTAATCAAAATCACTGATCGAAATCACTGAACGAAACCCGATCAAAATCGTAAACCACAACCCCTGATCAGAATCCATAAATTATACTCCTGATCGGAATTCCTAAAACATAATAATGACCAGACTCTCGGAACAACAATCCTGATCGGAATTCCTAAAACATAATCCTGATCAGAACCTCGAAACCGTCTTTCTGGTCAGAACTCCTAAATTAAGATCCAAAACCCCAGAAGCCCTGAAATTATGGATAATCGAACTGCCCGCTTTTTGAAAACCCGCTTCCAGAAATATTACAAAAATGCCGAAATAGGCCTTCCTGACCACCTGCCTAACAGAGAATGGGCTTTTATCTTCTTTGACAGTATGCCTGATAAGATGATGCACAGGCACAAGGCCTTCGGCTCACCCGG contains these protein-coding regions:
- the rqcH gene encoding ribosome rescue protein RqcH; amino-acid sequence: MKQDMSSADVAAVVAELSAGPKSIIDAKIGKIYQPANEEIRINLYVFHQGRDNLVIEAGKRIHLSKYLRASPTLPQAFPMLLRKYLMGGRIVSVEQHDFDRIVKIGIERAGVHSNLIVELFAPGNILIVDSENRIILPMNPVTMKDRRLRSGEIYELPEAQISPLKVKDSDLMKEFSRSTSDIVRTVATRFNLGGVLAEEVCARAGIDKSKPSKEATEEDASMICNAMHDLFSPLLMTGAGEKGLTEAEIETEPKSDIESKPKTEIKPETEIKPETKIKPEVGVEGEAPNLRPQHVKKEIKGKLETFDVLPFDLTRYSGFEKEYFDSFNTALDEFFGKKALEQIEEVKAAKKKEKTLGVYERRLLQQEGSLKKFEKEIEKNNTLAETVYANYQGIEELLSVLNGARSTGYSWDEIRSILKQAKKTVPAAQKITNIDPRTGTVTVNFDGKSISLDIRKTVPQNAQEYYEKVKKFNKKKDGALKAIEDTRKAMEKKAVAKVAKAGRKLRASRKKHWYDRFRWFVSSDGFFIVGGRDADTNEEIFKKYLEKRDLVFHTQTPGAPLTVIKTGGEEVPESTLQEAAQFAVSYSSLWKAGHFSGDCYWVKAEQVSKTPESGEYVKKGAFIIRGERNYFKDIPLGVAVGLELKGETRVIGGPVSAVRKHGDYILEVVPGAFNQNDISKKIYRIYADELNDPRFVKQIASPDQIAMMVPPGESDLKSQKPKRKGEKIKGEGEEHESQEVETELEDNGDEIEKEFEKNFGKGTKEEFEEKLAGKIPENKTGDGKEEKMELHGGKKA
- a CDS encoding formylglycine-generating enzyme family protein, which codes for MNIKTYINTIRYYLKTEETEESSILELADNPDDTETFISPFTGIQFALIPAGEFEMGSPLEEKDRSDFESPVHKVKINNSFYLGKSAVTQKQWKKIMGNNPSYCKGEDHPVEMISWNEAQEFVIKLNEMEGTDKYRLPSEAEWEYACRAGTQTRCFFGEDESILGEYVWHAGNSGNKTHVIGCKKPNPWELYDINGNVWEWVQDKWHENYNGAPLDGSAWEDDSSPDRVSRGCSWLCETGFCRSAGRFKRKTESRLANLGFRLLREL
- a CDS encoding SUMF1/EgtB/PvdO family nonheme iron enzyme translates to MTGKRVGLVIGNNYPNSDKKLRFAVADALAMKEVLLNKDICGFDEVIDLIDRTSKEALVEVEKILKKVDSNLVFIYFSGHGKKDFENDLCLLFNDTEEDALLATSLTFDFINKCRRYPSRKSVIIVLDCCYSGAAGKRDTSDVIEALKKHSGSGTIILTSTGLTGSPAAREEEKFGHGIFTNYLIEGLEKGYADKGNGYISIEELYDYAFKKTKSEGYQSPKKEGNIEGTIFIGTNPQKIRENEYNSKKSKLLNEYVRTLHPLILNESLTVLRKAYDVPPSLESVEETIYGLLNSLLKSELQPDNYSDAVQHLKGISTSSESSRNMNKIDRSNTAVLISENKEPLVNSEEPYIPKTFTSPYTGMEFVLIPAGEFMMGSPSDEKGRYDQEGPVHKVTINNPFYMGKYPVTQRQWKKAMGTNPSKFKGDDLPVENVSWEKIQKFVKVLNEKEGADKYRLPSEAEWEYACWASTQTRYSFGDDESKLNEYAWYDKNSGSKTHPVGQKKPNQWGLYDMHGNVSEWVQDRWHNKYEGAPSDGSAWEDGDGSGRKIRGGSCEDSARGCRSASRHWSGSADRFNDVGFRLLRKL